The sequence below is a genomic window from Pseudomonas cannabina.
TGTCGTCAGAGGATTAACATCGGGCACGATCCTGTTTACAGGTCGTGCCCTTTGTCTTTGTGCCATCCCCATTCTGCAAACCCCGAATTAAAGTGGCCATGAACGATATATCCGCCCCCAAGCAATACGATCTGCAAACCGCTGCCCTCAAGGTGCCGCCACACTCCATCGAGGCCGAACAGGCGGTACTCGGTGGCTTGATGCTGGACAACAACGCCTGGGAGCGCGTGCTCGATCAAGTCTCGGATGGTGATTTCTATCGACATGACCACCGCCTGATTTTCCGCGCCATTGCCCGGCTGGCCGATCAGAACAGCCCGATCGACGTGGTCACTCTGGCCGAGCAATTGGACAAGGAAGGGCAGACCTCGCAGGTCGGTGGCCTGGGCTATCTCAGCGAGCTGGCAAAAAACACGCCGTCCGTGGCCAACATCAAGGCCTACGCGCAGATCGTCCGTGCGCGGGCCACGCTTCGCCAACTGATCGGCATCAGTACCGAAATCGCTGACAGTGCGTTCAACCCGGAAGGACGAACCGCCGAAGAGATTCTCGACGAAGCCGAACGGCAGATCTTTCAGATTGCCGAAGCGCGGCCCAAGACCGGCGGCCCGGTCAGCGTCAACGACCTGCTGACCAAAGCCATCGACCGCATCGACACCCTGTTCAACAGCGACAATGCCATCACCGGCCTGTCCACCGGCTACACCGACCTGGACGAAAAAACCAGCGGCCTGCAGCCGTCCGATCTGATCATCGTCGCCGGTCGTCCGTCGATGGGTAAAACCACCTTCGCCATGAACCTGGTCGAAAACGCGGTGTTACGCAGCGACAAGGTGGTTCTGGTCTACTCGCTGGAAATGCCAGGCGAATCGCTGATCATGCGTATGCTTTCGTCGCTCGGTCGTATCGACCAGACCAAAGTGCGCGCCGGTCGTCTGGACGATGATGACTGGCCGCGTCTGACGTCAGCGGTCAATCTGCTCAATGACCGCAAGCTGTTCATCGACGACACTGCGGGCATCAGCCCTTCGGAAATGCGCGCGCGCACCCGGCGGATCGTTCGTGAGCATGGCGAAATCGCCATGATCATGATCGACTACCTGCAATTGATGCAGATTCCGGGTTCCAGCGGCGATAACCGGACCAACGAGATTTCCGAGATTTCCCGCTCGTTGAAAGCGCTGGCCAAAGAATTCAACTGCCCGGTCATTGCGCTGTCGCAGCTAAACCGCTCGCTGGAGCAGCGCCCGAACAAACGCCCGATCAACTCCGACTTGCGGGAGTCCGGAGCGATCGAGCAGGATGCCGACGTCATCATGTTCGTCTACCGGGACGAGGTGTATCACCCGGAAACCGAGCACAAGGGCATTGCCGAGATCATCATCGGCAAGCAGCGTAACGGCCCCATCGGCACCACGCGCCTGGCGTTCATCGGCAAATACACGCGCTTCGAGAACCTGGCACCCGGCAGTTACAACTTCGACGAAGATTGATCTCGCTGTGATCCAGTCAAATCCGACCGCTCCCGTCGGATTTGATCAAAAAATGTGCTATATTCCGCGCCCGCGATTTTTCCACCGTGCAAACGCAGGTCCTGAACATGCAATCAGCCAAGCCGTTATTTGACTATCCCAAGTACTGGGCCGAATGTTTCGGACCAGCACCTTTCCTGCCGATGAGCCGGGAAGAGATGGATCTGCTTGGCTGGGATTCCTGCGACATCATCATTGTCACCGGTGATGCGTACGTCGATCACCCGTCTTTCGGCATGGCAATCATCGGCCGTCTGCTTGAGTCACAGGGCTTTCGGGTCGGGATCATCGCGCAGCCCAACTGGCAGTCCAAAGACGACTTCATGAAGCTCGGCGAGCCGAACCTGTTTTTCGGTGTCGCTGCCGGCAACATGGACTCGATGATCAACCGCTACACCGCCGACAAGAAAATCCGCTCCGACGACGCCTACACGCCCGGCGGCATGGCCGGCAAGCGTCCGGACCGCGCGAGTCTGGTCTACAGCCAGCGCTGCAAGGAAGCCTACAAGCATGTGCCAATCGTGCTCGGCGGCATCGAAGCCTCGCTGCGCCGCATCGCGCACTATGACTACTGGCAGGACAAGATTCGCAACTCGATCCTGATCGACGCCTGCGCCGACATCCTGCTCTACGGCAACGCCGAGCGGGCCATTGTCGAAGTCGCCCAGCGTCTGTCCTATGGCCACAAGATCGAAGACATCACCGATGTGCGCGGCACCGCGTTCATCCGTCGCGATACGCCGCAAGGCTGGTATGAAGTCGACTCGACGCGCATCGATCGTCCGGGCAAGGTCGACAAGATCATCAACCCGTACGTCAACACCCAGGACACCCAAGCCTGCGCCATCGAGCAGGAAAAAGGCAACGTCGAAGACCCGAACGAAGCCAAGGTAGTGCAGATTCTTGCCAGCCCGCGCATGACCCGTGACAAGACGGTCATCCGCCTGCCATCGGTAGAAAAGGTTCGTAACGATGCTGTGCTGTATGCCCACGCCAACCGCGTGTTGCACCTGGAAACCAATCCGGGCAACGCCCGTGCATTGGTGCAGAAGCATGGTGACGTCGACGTCTGGTTCAACCCGCCGCCGATTCCGATGACTACTGATGAAATGGACTACGTGTTCGGCATGCCTTACGCACGCGTTCCGCATCCGTCTTATGGCAAGGAAAAGATTCCTGCTTACGACATGATCCGTTTCTCGGTCAACATCATGCGTGGCTGTTTCGGCGGCTGCACGTTCTGCTCCATTACCGAGCACGAAGGCCGGATCATCCAGAACCGTTCCGAAGAGTCGATCATTCGCGAAATCGAAGAGATCCGCGATAAAGTGCCTGGCTTTACCGGCGTTATCTCCGACCTGGGCGGGCCGACGGCGAACATGTACCGTATCGCCTGCAAAAGCCCGGAAATCGAGTCGGCCTGCCGCAAGCCGTCGTGTGTATTTCCAGGCATCTGCCCGAACCTGAACACCGATCACTCGTCGCTGATTCAGCTGTATCGCAGTGCCCGCGCATTACCGGGCGTGAAGAAGATCCTCATCGCTTCCGGCCTGCGCTACGACCTCGCCGTCGAGTCGCCGGAATACGTCAAGGAGTTGGTGACGCACCATGTTGGCGGCTACCTGAAGATTGCCCCGGAACACACCGAGGAAGGTCCGCTCAACCAGATGATGAAGCCGGGCATTGGCAGCTATGACAAGTTCAAGCGCATGTTCGAGAAGTACACCAAGGAAGCGGGCAAGGAGCAGTACCTGATTCCTTACTTCATCGCCGCCCACCCGGGCACGACAGATGAAGACATGATGAACCTCGCGCTGTGGCTCAAGGGCAACGGTTTCCGTGCGGATCAGGTGCAGGCGTTCTATCCGTCGCCGATGGCAACGGCCACCGCCATGTATCACTCGGGCAAGAACCCGCTGCGCAAGGTCACTTACAAGAGTGACGCCGTCACAATTGTGAAAAGCGAAGAGCAACGTCGCCTGCACAAGGCCTTCTTGCGCTATCACGATCCGAAAGGCTGGCCGATGCTGCGTGAAGCGCTGGAGCGTATGGGTCGTGCCGACCTGATCGGGCCGGGCAAGGACCAACTGATTCCGTTGCATCAGCCTGCTACTGACACTTATCAGAGTGCCCGTCGCAAGAACTCGACGCCCGCCGGTAGCCACAAGGTGGGGAAGACCACGCTGATCCAGACCCAACACACCGGCCTGCCGCCGCGCGGAAGCGACGGCAGCAAGCCGTGGGACAAGCGCGAAGAGGCCAAGGCCGCGGCAATGGCGCGCAACAAACAGGCCGCCAAAGAACGCATGGACGCAGCCAAAGGCAAGGGCCCCAAACCGGCGAAGCGCAAGCCGGTGGTGCCACGCTAACCCGGGGAGTTCTGAGCAGATGCAGAGCGTCGCACGATAATTGAGATTATCGTTCCGCACGCTCCAGCGTCGGAATGCATTGCGTGGCGCTCCGCGTCACAAATCTGCGCCACGCCACGGACCCGAGATCGGACGCAGAGCGTCCAGAACAGCATGCGACGCGGAGCGTCGCACGATAGTTGAAAACCCGCCTGCAACGCGCCGGATGCGTATCCAGACGGCTTCACAATTCTTCACCCCCCCACGCAATCCCTCTGCCACACTGTCTGCCTTATTACTGTGCGACCCTTGCACTGTTCGCTCCGGCTGGCACACTTTTGGTGCCGCGTCTGATCGGGCGGGCAATGCCGATGTCGTTGGCGCATGACTTTGACCGGATGGCATAAGTCTTGCGCGGCTCAATTACCGTTCAGGCTCGCAGGAGGCACGCCGTGTCGATTCATATTGCCTTGCACCACGTCACGCATTACCGCTACGAACGCGCGGTCGAACTGGGTCCTCAGATCGTTCGTCTGCGCCCGGCCGCCCATAGCCGCACCCGCGTGCTGTCTTATTCGCTTAAAGTTTTGCCTGAAAACCACTTCATCAACTGGCAGCAGGACCCTCAGGGTAATTACCTGGCGCGCCTGGTTTTTCCGGAAAAGACCGACGAGTTTCGCGTCGAAGTTGATCTGGTCGCCGAAATGGCGGTGTTCAACCCGTTCGACTTCTTTCTGGAACCCTACGCCGAAAACATTCCCTTCACGTACGCCAGCGAAGAGCAGCGTGAGCTTGCCCCGTATCTCGAAAAGCTGCCGCTGACGCCGAGGTTTCAGGCCTATCTGGACAGCATCAGTCGCGAGCCGATCCCGGCTATCGATTTTCTGGTTGGCCTCAACCAGCGTCTGAGCCAGGACGTGGCTTACCTGATCCGCATGGAACCGGGCGTTCAGACCCCGGAGTTCACGCTGGAAAACGCCTCGGGCTCCTGCCGCGATTCGGCTTGGCTGCTGGTGCAGCTGCTGCGCCATCTCGGCATGGCCGCACGTTTCGTGTCGGGTTATCTGATCCAGCTCAAGGCTGATGTCGAAGCGCTGGACGGGCCTTCCGGCACCGACGTCGATTTCACCGACCTGCACGCCTGGTGCGAGGTGTATTTGCCGGGCGCGGGCTGGGTCGGGCTGGATGCCACTTCCGGGCTGTTCGCAGGCGAAGGGCACATTCCGCTGGCGTGCAGCCCCGAACCGTCTTCGGCCGCGCCGATCAGCGGGTTGGTCGAGCCGTGCGAAACCGAATTCAGCCACGAAATGTCGGTCGAGCGCATTTGGGAGGCGCCCCGCGTCACCAAGCCCTACACCGAAGAACAATGGCAGGACATTCAGGCCCTCGGTCGGCAGATTGACGCCGATTTGCTGCGCGACGATGTGCGCCTGACCATGGGCGGTGAGCCGACATTCGTGTCCATCGATGATCGCGATGGCGCCGAGTGGAACACCGCTGCGTTGGGCCCTCGCAAGCGCGAACTGTCCGCCGAGCTGTTCCAGCGCATGCGCGCGCATTACGCGCCGCTGGGCATCGTGCATTTCGGGCAGGGCAAATGGTACCCGGGCGAGCAATTGCCGCGCTGGTCGCTGAACTGTTTCTGGCGTAAGGATGGCAAGCCGGTCTGGCACAACAACGCGCTGATCGCTGATGAAACGCAGGACTATGGCGCGACCGGCGAACTGGCCGGGCGCTTCCTCGCCAGTGTTGCCGAACGCTTGAAGCTGCCTGGCCGCTTCGTGTTTCCGGCCTACGAAGACAACTTCTACTACCTGTGGCGCGAAGGTGCGCTGCCGGTCAACGTGACCGCCGAAGATTCGCGATTGGGTGATGAGCTGGAGCGTGCGCGTCTGCGCAAGGTCTTCGCGCAAGGTCTGGACAAGATGATTGGCCAGGTGCTGCCGCTGGCCCGCAGCGCAAAAGGTGATAGCTGGCAGAGTGGGCGCTGGTACCTGCGTGACGAACACTGCCGTCTGGTGCCCGGCGATTCGGCACTGGGTTACCGACTGCCGCTGGCCTCGCAGCCGTGGGTCAAGGCGGCGGAGTATCCGTTCATCCATCCGACCGATCACAATCAGGACTTCCCTGAGCTGGCCGACAGCGACTCGCTGACCGCGCAGCTCAAGGCCAGCGAAAGCGACGCCGAGCGTGCGCCGGAGCTTGATGAGTCCGCCGACTGGCTGACCCGCACCGCGCTGTGTGCCGAGGCGCGTGACGGGCGTCTGTACCTGTTCATGCCGCCGCTGCAAAAGCTGGAGGAATACCTTGAACTGGTGGCGGTGATCGAAGCGACCGCCGAAGAGCTGCAATGCCCGATCCTGCTGGAAGGCTACGAGCCGCCGAGCGATCCGCGCCTGTGCAACTTCCGCATTACGCCTGATCCGGGAGTGATCGAAGTCAACGTGCAGCCCTCTGCAAGCTGGGACGAACTGGTCGAACGCACCGAGTTTCTCTACGAGCAGGCGCGTCTCACGCGGCTGACCACCGAAAAATTCATGATCGACGGCCGGCACACCGGCACCGGCGGCGGCAACCACTTCGTGCTCGGCGGGGCGACACCGGCGGATTCGCCGTTCCTGCGTCGCCCGGACCTGCTGCGCAGCCTGCTCAGCTACTGGCACAACCATCCATCGCTGTCGTATCTGTTTTCCGGCTTGTTCATCGGCCCGACCTCGCAAGCACCGCGTATCGATGAGGCGCGCAACGACTCGCTCTACGAAATGGAAATCGCCTTCGCGCAAATGCCCGAGCCCGGCGAAGAAGTCGCGCCGTGGGTAGTCGACCGTCTGCTGCGCAACTTGCTGATCGATGTCACCGGCAACACCCATCGTGCCGAATTCTGCATCGACAAACTGTATTCGCCGGACGGCGCAACCGGGCGTCTGGGCCTGCTGGAGCTGCGCGCCTTCGAGATGCCGCCCCACGCGCGCATGAGTCTTGCCCAGCAATTGCTGCTGCGGGCGCTGGTCGCACGTTTCTGGCGTGAGCCCTACGCACCGGCCAAACTGGCGCGTTGGGGTACGCAGTTGCACGACCGCTTCATGCTGCCGCACTTCATCGAGCAGGATTTTGCCGACGTGGTGGCCGACCTCAACTCGGCGGGATATCCGGTCAAGGCTGACTGGTTTGCCGCGCACCTGGAGTTCCGCTTTCCTAAAGTCGGCGATTACGCGGTCAACGGCATCGAACTGGAGCTGCGTCAGGCACTGGAGCCTTGGCACGTGCTGGGTGAAGAAGGTTCGGCCGGGGGCGCGGTGCGCTACGTCGATTCATCGCTGGAGCGCTTGCAGGTGCATCTCACTGGCCTGCCACCGCAGCGCTATCTGCTGACCTGCAATGGCATCCCGGTGCCGTTGCAGCCCACTGGCCGGGTTGGCGAGTTTGTCGCGGGCGTGCGCTATCGCGCCTGGCAACCGGCCAACTGCCTGCAACCGACCATCGGTGTGCATGCGCCGCTGGTATTTGACCTGCTCGACACCTGGATGCAGCGCTCGCTGGGCGGCTGCGAGTATCATGTCGCCCATCCGGGTGGCCGCAATTACGAAACGTTACCGGTCAACGCCAACGAAGCGGAAAGCCGCCGTCTGTCACGTTTCTTCCGAATCGGCCACACACCCGGCAAACTGGACGTTCCATCGCTCAACATTAACGACGAGCTGCCGATGACGCTGGATATGCGTCTGCATTAAAAGAACAGTGGCTATGTGCGTCAGATGCACACGGATGTGACATCTGACTGCACCACTCTGAAGTCCTTACGTTGCCTGCCGAGCCTTCCATGCCTGACCTGCTTGACCGCTACCCGCTTTCCGAGGGTACCTACCACGAAATGCTCGACGCAGACGGAGCCGTTCGCCCGCACTGGCGTCGCCTGTACGAACACATGCAGCGCAGCACATCGGCGCAATTGATCCAGCGCCA
It includes:
- the dnaB gene encoding replicative DNA helicase, giving the protein MNDISAPKQYDLQTAALKVPPHSIEAEQAVLGGLMLDNNAWERVLDQVSDGDFYRHDHRLIFRAIARLADQNSPIDVVTLAEQLDKEGQTSQVGGLGYLSELAKNTPSVANIKAYAQIVRARATLRQLIGISTEIADSAFNPEGRTAEEILDEAERQIFQIAEARPKTGGPVSVNDLLTKAIDRIDTLFNSDNAITGLSTGYTDLDEKTSGLQPSDLIIVAGRPSMGKTTFAMNLVENAVLRSDKVVLVYSLEMPGESLIMRMLSSLGRIDQTKVRAGRLDDDDWPRLTSAVNLLNDRKLFIDDTAGISPSEMRARTRRIVREHGEIAMIMIDYLQLMQIPGSSGDNRTNEISEISRSLKALAKEFNCPVIALSQLNRSLEQRPNKRPINSDLRESGAIEQDADVIMFVYRDEVYHPETEHKGIAEIIIGKQRNGPIGTTRLAFIGKYTRFENLAPGSYNFDED
- a CDS encoding YgiQ family radical SAM protein — translated: MQSAKPLFDYPKYWAECFGPAPFLPMSREEMDLLGWDSCDIIIVTGDAYVDHPSFGMAIIGRLLESQGFRVGIIAQPNWQSKDDFMKLGEPNLFFGVAAGNMDSMINRYTADKKIRSDDAYTPGGMAGKRPDRASLVYSQRCKEAYKHVPIVLGGIEASLRRIAHYDYWQDKIRNSILIDACADILLYGNAERAIVEVAQRLSYGHKIEDITDVRGTAFIRRDTPQGWYEVDSTRIDRPGKVDKIINPYVNTQDTQACAIEQEKGNVEDPNEAKVVQILASPRMTRDKTVIRLPSVEKVRNDAVLYAHANRVLHLETNPGNARALVQKHGDVDVWFNPPPIPMTTDEMDYVFGMPYARVPHPSYGKEKIPAYDMIRFSVNIMRGCFGGCTFCSITEHEGRIIQNRSEESIIREIEEIRDKVPGFTGVISDLGGPTANMYRIACKSPEIESACRKPSCVFPGICPNLNTDHSSLIQLYRSARALPGVKKILIASGLRYDLAVESPEYVKELVTHHVGGYLKIAPEHTEEGPLNQMMKPGIGSYDKFKRMFEKYTKEAGKEQYLIPYFIAAHPGTTDEDMMNLALWLKGNGFRADQVQAFYPSPMATATAMYHSGKNPLRKVTYKSDAVTIVKSEEQRRLHKAFLRYHDPKGWPMLREALERMGRADLIGPGKDQLIPLHQPATDTYQSARRKNSTPAGSHKVGKTTLIQTQHTGLPPRGSDGSKPWDKREEAKAAAMARNKQAAKERMDAAKGKGPKPAKRKPVVPR
- a CDS encoding DUF2126 domain-containing protein produces the protein MSIHIALHHVTHYRYERAVELGPQIVRLRPAAHSRTRVLSYSLKVLPENHFINWQQDPQGNYLARLVFPEKTDEFRVEVDLVAEMAVFNPFDFFLEPYAENIPFTYASEEQRELAPYLEKLPLTPRFQAYLDSISREPIPAIDFLVGLNQRLSQDVAYLIRMEPGVQTPEFTLENASGSCRDSAWLLVQLLRHLGMAARFVSGYLIQLKADVEALDGPSGTDVDFTDLHAWCEVYLPGAGWVGLDATSGLFAGEGHIPLACSPEPSSAAPISGLVEPCETEFSHEMSVERIWEAPRVTKPYTEEQWQDIQALGRQIDADLLRDDVRLTMGGEPTFVSIDDRDGAEWNTAALGPRKRELSAELFQRMRAHYAPLGIVHFGQGKWYPGEQLPRWSLNCFWRKDGKPVWHNNALIADETQDYGATGELAGRFLASVAERLKLPGRFVFPAYEDNFYYLWREGALPVNVTAEDSRLGDELERARLRKVFAQGLDKMIGQVLPLARSAKGDSWQSGRWYLRDEHCRLVPGDSALGYRLPLASQPWVKAAEYPFIHPTDHNQDFPELADSDSLTAQLKASESDAERAPELDESADWLTRTALCAEARDGRLYLFMPPLQKLEEYLELVAVIEATAEELQCPILLEGYEPPSDPRLCNFRITPDPGVIEVNVQPSASWDELVERTEFLYEQARLTRLTTEKFMIDGRHTGTGGGNHFVLGGATPADSPFLRRPDLLRSLLSYWHNHPSLSYLFSGLFIGPTSQAPRIDEARNDSLYEMEIAFAQMPEPGEEVAPWVVDRLLRNLLIDVTGNTHRAEFCIDKLYSPDGATGRLGLLELRAFEMPPHARMSLAQQLLLRALVARFWREPYAPAKLARWGTQLHDRFMLPHFIEQDFADVVADLNSAGYPVKADWFAAHLEFRFPKVGDYAVNGIELELRQALEPWHVLGEEGSAGGAVRYVDSSLERLQVHLTGLPPQRYLLTCNGIPVPLQPTGRVGEFVAGVRYRAWQPANCLQPTIGVHAPLVFDLLDTWMQRSLGGCEYHVAHPGGRNYETLPVNANEAESRRLSRFFRIGHTPGKLDVPSLNINDELPMTLDMRLH